Proteins encoded together in one Salarias fasciatus chromosome 17, fSalaFa1.1, whole genome shotgun sequence window:
- the ppp1r12a gene encoding protein phosphatase 1 regulatory subunit 12A isoform X2 produces MKMADAKQKRNEQLKRWLGSETDQEPPVLKKKKTKVKFDDGAVFLAACSSGDTEEVLRMLDRGADINYANVDGLTALHQACIDDNVDMVTFLVEHGACINQPDNEGWIPLHAAASCGYLDIAEYLIGQGASVGVVNSEGETPLDIAEEEAMEELLQNEINRQGVDIEAARKEEERVMLRDARQWLNSGQIQDVRHTKSGGTALHVAAAKGYVEVLKLLIQAGYDVNIKDYDGWTPLHAAAHWGKEEACRILVEHLCDMDLINKMGQTPFDVADEDVLGYLEELQKKQNLLIGDKKDVKKSPWIETRTTGDNNQSLKPLKSEETLLLEPEKSAPRIETLEPEKVDEEDEGKKDESSCSSEDDEEEDSESETEAEKSKPTPAVSNSTTPGSTGITVSSPASPTNQVTQPAGKVSAKVEEERKDESPASWRLGLRKTGSYGALAEITAAKEAQREKDTTTGVMRSASSPRLSSSLDNKDKDKEKDKSTRLAYVAPTIPRKPASTSDIDEKENRDSTALIRSGSYTRRRWDDELKNSEGSGSTNRNPSYQRSGSFGRRHEDLSSSTTSSTSSSTTTTSSSVTSPTGHRGLLSSLGSSSTRSGSTSLTSRYWSEESAEREKDKEKESAAVIPTINTGSTTTAASTATTTAMSTTTATTTTTGPERRRSYLTPVRDEESESQRKARSRQARQSRRSTQGVTLTDLQEAEKTIGRSRPPKSREDEKEEKQDKEKQQEEKKETETKEDDYRSKYRSSFEDRYRPSSSSSTSAISTISTASTPSYTLSSSSSSLNRPNSLTGITSPYSRSSRDAEKEADKEEKEGEDKSQPRSIRDRRRPREKRRSTGVSFWTQDGDENDPEQQSDSEEGSTKGEPQSDRLSRNESTSSLDRNDALFSRSYGESRRPYTSRLDRDDTTDYKKLYEQILAENEKLKAQLRDTDLELADLKLQLEKATQRQERYADRSQLEMEKRERRALERKISEMEEELKMLPDLKADNQRLKDENGALIRVISKLSK; encoded by the exons GCATGCATCGATGACAATGTTGACATGGTGACTTTCCTGGTGGAGCACGGAGCGTGCATCAATCAGCCCGACAACGAGGGCTGGATCCCCCTCCACGCCGCCGCTTCCTGTGGATACCTCGACATAGCAGA ATATCTCATCGGTCAGGGCGCCAGTGTGGGAGTGGTGAACAGCGAAGGCGAGACGCCTCTGGACATCGCCGAAGAGGAGgcgatggaggagctgctgcagaacgaGATCAACCGGCAAG GAGTGGACATCGAGGCGGCCcggaaggaggaggagcgcgTCATGCTGCGGGACGCCCGGCAGTGGCTCAACAGCGGGCAGATCCAAGACGTCCGGCACACCAAGTCCGGAGGGACGGCGCTCCACGTCGCCGCCGCCAAGGGATACGTGGAGGTTTTAAA ACTTTTAATCCAAGCAGGGTATGATGTAAATATTAAGGACTACGACGGCTGGACTCCTCTACATGCAGCTGCACACTGGGGCAAAGAAGAAGCGTGTAGGATTCTGGTGGAGCATCTCTGCGACATGGACCTCATTAACAAAATG GGCCAGACCCCTTTTGATGTAGCTGATGAAGACGTTCTGGGATACTTAGAAGAACTACAAAAGAAGCAGAATCTG CTGATTGGTGACAAGAAGGATGTGAAGAAGTCTCCTTGGATTGAAACGAGAACCACAGGGGACAACAATCAATCACTGAAACCACTCAAGAG TGAAGAAACGTTGCTGCTGGAGCCGGAGAAGAGCGCCCCTCGTATCGAGACCCTCGAGCCGGAGAAGGTGGACGAAGAGGACGAGGGCAAGAAGGACgagtccagctgctccagcgaGGACGACGAGGAAGAGGACTCGGAGTCGGAGACTGAAGCAG AGAAGAGCAAACCCACGCCAGCGGTGAGCAACAGCACGACGCCCGGCTCGACCGGCATCACCGTGTCTTCTCCGGCCAGCCCGACGAACCAG GTGACGCAGCCGGCGGGGAAAGTCTCGGccaaagtggaggaggagaggaaggacgAGTCGCCGGCGTCGTGGCGCCTGGGCCTGAGGAAGACGGGCAGCTACGGCGCGCTGGCCGAGATCACGGCCGCCAAGGAGGCGCAGAGGGAGAAGGACACCACCACCGGGGTGATGCGCTCGGCCTCCAGCCCGCGGCTGTCCTCGTCCCTGGACAACAAGGACAAAGACAAG GAGAAGGATAAAAGCACCCGGCTGGCCTACGTGGCCCCGACCATCCCCAGGAAACCGGCCAGCACTTCAGACATCGACGAGAAGGAGAACAG GGACTCCACCGCCCTGATCCGCAGCGGCTCCTACACCCGGCGGCGCTGGGACGACGAGCTGAAGAACAGCGAAGGAAGCGGCTCCACCAACCGAAACCCCAGCTACCAGCGcag CGGCTCCTTCGGCAGGAGACACGAGGACCtgagctcctccaccacctcgtccacctcctcctccaccaccaccacctcctcctccgttaCCTCGCCCACCGGCCACCGCGGCCTGCTGTCCAGCCTgggctcctcctccacccgcagcggctccaccagcctcaccagcaG gtactggtcagaggagagcgccgagagggaaaaagacaaagagaaggAATCTGCTGCCGTCATCCCGACTATAAACACTGgctccaccaccaccgccgcgtccaccgccaccaccacggCCATgtccaccaccaccgccaccaccaccaccaccggccCCGAGCGACGCAG GTCTTACCTGACTCCGGTTCGAGACGAGGAGTCGGAGTCTCAGAGGAAAGCTCGGTCCAGGCAGGCCCGGCAGTCCCGGAGGTCGACCCAGGGCGTGACGCTGACCGACCTGCAGGAGGCCGAGAAGACCATCGGCCGGAGTCGCCCCCCGAAGAGCCGGGAGGacgagaaggaggagaagcaggacaaggagaagcagcaggaggagaagaaggagacgGAGACCAAGGAGGACGACTACCGGTCCAAGTACCGGTCCAGCTTCGAAGAC cgtTACCGGccctcgtcgtcctcctccacctcggccaTCTCCACCATCAGCAccgcctccaccccctcctacacgttgtcctccagctccagctccctgaaCCGGCCCAACAGCCTGACGGGGATCACCTCCCCCTACAGCCGCTCGTCCCGGGACGCAGAGAAAG AAGCAGataaggaggagaaggagggcgAGGACAAGTCCCAGCCTCGCTCCATCCGGGATCGCCGGCGGCCCCGCGAGAAGAGGCGCTCCACCGGCGTCTCCTTCTGGACTCAAGAT GGCGATGAGAACGACCCCGAGCAGCAGTCCGACTCAGAGGAGGGCAGCACCAAGGGGGAGCCGCAG aGCGACAGATTGTCCAG gaaCGAGAGCACTTCATCCTTAGACCGTAACGACGCTCTTTTTAGCCGCAGCTACGGAGAGAGTCGAAGGCCGTACACGAGCCGACTGGATCGAGACGACACCACCGACTATAAAAAG CTCTACGAGCAGATCTTAGCTGAGAACGAGAAGTTGAAGGCCCAGTTACGCGACACGGACCTGGAGCTGGCGGACTTGAAGCTACAGCTAGAGAAGGCCACACAG AGGCAGGAGCGCTACGCCGACCGGTCGCAGCTGGAGATGGAGAAAAGG GAAAGAAGAGCTCTAGAAAGGAAGATCTCtgagatggaggaggaactTAAG ATGCTCCCAGACTTGAAAGCAGACAACCAGAGACTAAAGGACGAGAACGGAGCGCTCATCCGAGTCATTAGCAAGCTTTCCAAGTAg
- the ppp1r12a gene encoding protein phosphatase 1 regulatory subunit 12A isoform X1 yields MKMADAKQKRNEQLKRWLGSETDQEPPVLKKKKTKVKFDDGAVFLAACSSGDTEEVLRMLDRGADINYANVDGLTALHQACIDDNVDMVTFLVEHGACINQPDNEGWIPLHAAASCGYLDIAEYLIGQGASVGVVNSEGETPLDIAEEEAMEELLQNEINRQGVDIEAARKEEERVMLRDARQWLNSGQIQDVRHTKSGGTALHVAAAKGYVEVLKLLIQAGYDVNIKDYDGWTPLHAAAHWGKEEACRILVEHLCDMDLINKMGQTPFDVADEDVLGYLEELQKKQNLLIGDKKDVKKSPWIETRTTGDNNQSLKPLKSEETLLLEPEKSAPRIETLEPEKVDEEDEGKKDESSCSSEDDEEEDSESETEAEKSKPTPAVSNSTTPGSTGITVSSPASPTNQVTQPAGKVSAKVEEERKDESPASWRLGLRKTGSYGALAEITAAKEAQREKDTTTGVMRSASSPRLSSSLDNKDKDKEKDKSTRLAYVAPTIPRKPASTSDIDEKENRDSTALIRSGSYTRRRWDDELKNSEGSGSTNRNPSYQRSTSHTLALGRSGSTRDVPAKSSSTSSLDPNTCNTKPWQPPASHYQSYSIYRSGSFGRRHEDLSSSTTSSTSSSTTTTSSSVTSPTGHRGLLSSLGSSSTRSGSTSLTSRYWSEESAEREKDKEKESAAVIPTINTGSTTTAASTATTTAMSTTTATTTTTGPERRRSYLTPVRDEESESQRKARSRQARQSRRSTQGVTLTDLQEAEKTIGRSRPPKSREDEKEEKQDKEKQQEEKKETETKEDDYRSKYRSSFEDRYRPSSSSSTSAISTISTASTPSYTLSSSSSSLNRPNSLTGITSPYSRSSRDAEKEADKEEKEGEDKSQPRSIRDRRRPREKRRSTGVSFWTQDGDENDPEQQSDSEEGSTKGEPQSDRLSRNESTSSLDRNDALFSRSYGESRRPYTSRLDRDDTTDYKKLYEQILAENEKLKAQLRDTDLELADLKLQLEKATQRQERYADRSQLEMEKRERRALERKISEMEEELKMLPDLKADNQRLKDENGALIRVISKLSK; encoded by the exons GCATGCATCGATGACAATGTTGACATGGTGACTTTCCTGGTGGAGCACGGAGCGTGCATCAATCAGCCCGACAACGAGGGCTGGATCCCCCTCCACGCCGCCGCTTCCTGTGGATACCTCGACATAGCAGA ATATCTCATCGGTCAGGGCGCCAGTGTGGGAGTGGTGAACAGCGAAGGCGAGACGCCTCTGGACATCGCCGAAGAGGAGgcgatggaggagctgctgcagaacgaGATCAACCGGCAAG GAGTGGACATCGAGGCGGCCcggaaggaggaggagcgcgTCATGCTGCGGGACGCCCGGCAGTGGCTCAACAGCGGGCAGATCCAAGACGTCCGGCACACCAAGTCCGGAGGGACGGCGCTCCACGTCGCCGCCGCCAAGGGATACGTGGAGGTTTTAAA ACTTTTAATCCAAGCAGGGTATGATGTAAATATTAAGGACTACGACGGCTGGACTCCTCTACATGCAGCTGCACACTGGGGCAAAGAAGAAGCGTGTAGGATTCTGGTGGAGCATCTCTGCGACATGGACCTCATTAACAAAATG GGCCAGACCCCTTTTGATGTAGCTGATGAAGACGTTCTGGGATACTTAGAAGAACTACAAAAGAAGCAGAATCTG CTGATTGGTGACAAGAAGGATGTGAAGAAGTCTCCTTGGATTGAAACGAGAACCACAGGGGACAACAATCAATCACTGAAACCACTCAAGAG TGAAGAAACGTTGCTGCTGGAGCCGGAGAAGAGCGCCCCTCGTATCGAGACCCTCGAGCCGGAGAAGGTGGACGAAGAGGACGAGGGCAAGAAGGACgagtccagctgctccagcgaGGACGACGAGGAAGAGGACTCGGAGTCGGAGACTGAAGCAG AGAAGAGCAAACCCACGCCAGCGGTGAGCAACAGCACGACGCCCGGCTCGACCGGCATCACCGTGTCTTCTCCGGCCAGCCCGACGAACCAG GTGACGCAGCCGGCGGGGAAAGTCTCGGccaaagtggaggaggagaggaaggacgAGTCGCCGGCGTCGTGGCGCCTGGGCCTGAGGAAGACGGGCAGCTACGGCGCGCTGGCCGAGATCACGGCCGCCAAGGAGGCGCAGAGGGAGAAGGACACCACCACCGGGGTGATGCGCTCGGCCTCCAGCCCGCGGCTGTCCTCGTCCCTGGACAACAAGGACAAAGACAAG GAGAAGGATAAAAGCACCCGGCTGGCCTACGTGGCCCCGACCATCCCCAGGAAACCGGCCAGCACTTCAGACATCGACGAGAAGGAGAACAG GGACTCCACCGCCCTGATCCGCAGCGGCTCCTACACCCGGCGGCGCTGGGACGACGAGCTGAAGAACAGCGAAGGAAGCGGCTCCACCAACCGAAACCCCAGCTACCAGCGcag CACCTCCCACACGCTGGCGCTGGGGCGGAGCGGCAGCACGCGGGACGTGCCGGCCAAGTCTTCGTCCACCTCCAGCTTGGACCCTAACACCTGTAACACTAAACCCTGGCAGCCGCCCGCCTCCCACTACCAGTCTTACAGCATTTACCGCAG CGGCTCCTTCGGCAGGAGACACGAGGACCtgagctcctccaccacctcgtccacctcctcctccaccaccaccacctcctcctccgttaCCTCGCCCACCGGCCACCGCGGCCTGCTGTCCAGCCTgggctcctcctccacccgcagcggctccaccagcctcaccagcaG gtactggtcagaggagagcgccgagagggaaaaagacaaagagaaggAATCTGCTGCCGTCATCCCGACTATAAACACTGgctccaccaccaccgccgcgtccaccgccaccaccacggCCATgtccaccaccaccgccaccaccaccaccaccggccCCGAGCGACGCAG GTCTTACCTGACTCCGGTTCGAGACGAGGAGTCGGAGTCTCAGAGGAAAGCTCGGTCCAGGCAGGCCCGGCAGTCCCGGAGGTCGACCCAGGGCGTGACGCTGACCGACCTGCAGGAGGCCGAGAAGACCATCGGCCGGAGTCGCCCCCCGAAGAGCCGGGAGGacgagaaggaggagaagcaggacaaggagaagcagcaggaggagaagaaggagacgGAGACCAAGGAGGACGACTACCGGTCCAAGTACCGGTCCAGCTTCGAAGAC cgtTACCGGccctcgtcgtcctcctccacctcggccaTCTCCACCATCAGCAccgcctccaccccctcctacacgttgtcctccagctccagctccctgaaCCGGCCCAACAGCCTGACGGGGATCACCTCCCCCTACAGCCGCTCGTCCCGGGACGCAGAGAAAG AAGCAGataaggaggagaaggagggcgAGGACAAGTCCCAGCCTCGCTCCATCCGGGATCGCCGGCGGCCCCGCGAGAAGAGGCGCTCCACCGGCGTCTCCTTCTGGACTCAAGAT GGCGATGAGAACGACCCCGAGCAGCAGTCCGACTCAGAGGAGGGCAGCACCAAGGGGGAGCCGCAG aGCGACAGATTGTCCAG gaaCGAGAGCACTTCATCCTTAGACCGTAACGACGCTCTTTTTAGCCGCAGCTACGGAGAGAGTCGAAGGCCGTACACGAGCCGACTGGATCGAGACGACACCACCGACTATAAAAAG CTCTACGAGCAGATCTTAGCTGAGAACGAGAAGTTGAAGGCCCAGTTACGCGACACGGACCTGGAGCTGGCGGACTTGAAGCTACAGCTAGAGAAGGCCACACAG AGGCAGGAGCGCTACGCCGACCGGTCGCAGCTGGAGATGGAGAAAAGG GAAAGAAGAGCTCTAGAAAGGAAGATCTCtgagatggaggaggaactTAAG ATGCTCCCAGACTTGAAAGCAGACAACCAGAGACTAAAGGACGAGAACGGAGCGCTCATCCGAGTCATTAGCAAGCTTTCCAAGTAg